One Lucilia cuprina isolate Lc7/37 chromosome 4, ASM2204524v1, whole genome shotgun sequence DNA segment encodes these proteins:
- the LOC111689569 gene encoding carbonic anhydrase 2 produces MRDSLSVTYGHRFGYSEPNQRRWARHHGHCAGKTQSPIAVHSSKTIPLHMPAVDMIGYHNVLPHPLKMINNGHTVSIAIPKLADVAKDNGEFMPYIRGAKLPGEFEVEGIHFHWGDKNNRGAEHVVNDIRYTMEMHIVHRNKKYASLTKALDYADGAAVLGFFFNLDEDEGQGLFTICRHLHLIPEANNEVALNVTFSLSSLIRGVDIDKFYTYKGSLTTPPCSEAVTWVLYPDPIPISPKQISRFRQLSDNQEGALVDNYRQLQPLGNRRVFMRNGNTQHTQIARLLSEVDYKKWDWFH; encoded by the exons ATGCGAGACAGTTTATCAG ttaCATATGGTCATCGTTTCGGTTACTCTGAACCAAATCAAAGACGTTGGGCTCGTCATCATGGCCACTGTGCGGGTAAAACACAATCACCCATAGCAGTACATTCTAGCAag aCCATTCCTCTTCATATGCCTGCAGTGGATATGATTGGTTATCATAATGTGTTGCCTCATcctttgaaaatgattaacaatGGTCACACCG TATCAATTGCCATACCAAAACTAGCTGATGTGGCAAAGGATAATGGTGAATTTATGCCATATATACGCGGCGCCAAGTTGCCGGGCGAATTTGAAGTTGAAGGCATTCACTTCCATTGGGGTGATAAAAATAATCGTGGTGCCGAACATGTTGTCAATGATATACGTTATACTATGGAAATGCATATTGTACATCGCAATAAGAAATATGCCTCATTGACAAAAGCTTTGGATTATGCTGATGGTGCTGCTGTATTGGGTTTCTTTTTCAAT ttGGATGAAGATGAGGGCCAAGGACTTTTCACAATATGTCGTCATTTACACTTGATACCGGAAGCCAATAATGAAGTTGCTTTGAATGTTACTTTCTCTTTATCATCTTTAATACGTGGTGTCGatattgataaattctataCATACAAAG gttCTTTGACCACACCACCCTGTTCGGAGGCCGTTACCTGGGTTTTATATCCAGATCCCATACCCATTTCGCCCAAAcaa ATCTCACGTTTCCGTCAATTATCCGACAATCAAGAAGGAGCTTTAGTCGATAACTACCGTCAACTGCAACCCTTGGGCAATCGTCGTGTTTTCATGCGCAATGGCAATACTCAACACACTCAAATCGCTAGATTGTTATCGGAAGTAGATTACAAGAAATGGGATTGGTTccattga